The following are encoded in a window of Streptococcus pasteurianus genomic DNA:
- a CDS encoding DNA translocase FtsK → MAKSKSRKKGRKSRQPTKAEIKRQKALQRFILAIVTAVIFFFAIARLGIFGITVYNIVRFVVGSLAYFLMFAVLIYLIGFKWFHKQTGLVGGFVVTMIGLLLEWHAYLFSLTAYRDKEVFSTTARLLYGDIINFKVSKFVGGGMLGAVLYKPVAFLFSNVGTFLIGALFIILGLFLMSPWEVYDIVEFFKEKSQEWAAKNEIRKQKRFVKREEKKALAEQKRQEKAQKEEEERLAQMTVDQETGEILENPTDNETSLFDNLPENDSPTEPEILAYDHTLDGLEEPPLEDYPTMDSSPSQEATQAILDEEDDGEPLEVDFTAKANLLYKLPTIDLFAPDKPKNQSKEKNLVRRNIKVLEDTFNSFGIDVKVERAEIGPSVTKYEVKPAVGVRVNRISNLADDLALALAAKDVRIEAPIPGKSLVGIEVPNSEIATVTFRELWEQANTDPNKLLEVPLGKAVNGTARTFDLARMPHLLVAGSTGSGKSVAVNGIIASILMKARPDQVKFMMIDPKMVELSVYNDIPHLLIPVVTNPRKAARALQKVVDEMENRYELFSHFGVRNIAGYNAKVEEFNAQSEQKQIPLPLIVVIVDELADLMMVASKEVEDAIIRLGQKARAAGIHMILATQRPSVDVISGLIKANVPSRVAFAVSSGTDSRTILDENGAEKLLGRGDMLFKPIDENHPVRLQGSFISDDDVERIVGFVKDQADADYDDSFDPGEVSESDLKSGGGAQEGDPLFEDAKALVLETQKASASMLQRRLSVGFNRATRLMDELEAAGVIGPAEGTKPRKVLMTNPNPEA, encoded by the coding sequence ATGGCAAAATCAAAAAGTAGAAAAAAAGGTCGTAAATCACGGCAACCAACAAAAGCAGAAATAAAAAGACAGAAAGCACTGCAACGTTTTATTTTGGCAATTGTGACAGCTGTTATTTTTTTCTTTGCGATTGCTCGTCTAGGAATTTTTGGCATAACAGTTTACAATATCGTCAGATTCGTGGTGGGAAGTTTGGCTTACTTCCTAATGTTTGCGGTACTTATCTATTTAATTGGATTTAAATGGTTTCATAAACAGACAGGGCTTGTCGGTGGTTTTGTGGTGACAATGATTGGGTTGTTGCTTGAATGGCATGCTTACCTATTTTCATTGACAGCTTATCGTGACAAGGAAGTCTTTTCAACAACAGCTCGCTTGCTTTATGGTGACATTATCAATTTTAAAGTAAGTAAGTTTGTCGGTGGAGGAATGCTTGGTGCTGTTCTTTATAAACCCGTAGCCTTTCTTTTTTCAAATGTTGGCACATTTCTGATCGGGGCGTTGTTTATCATCTTGGGGCTCTTTTTGATGAGTCCGTGGGAAGTTTACGATATTGTAGAATTTTTTAAAGAAAAATCCCAAGAATGGGCTGCTAAAAACGAAATCAGAAAGCAAAAACGCTTTGTAAAACGAGAAGAGAAAAAAGCACTTGCTGAACAAAAACGTCAGGAAAAAGCTCAGAAAGAGGAAGAAGAACGCTTGGCTCAAATGACTGTTGACCAAGAAACAGGAGAAATTTTAGAGAATCCTACTGACAATGAGACTTCGCTATTTGATAATCTTCCAGAAAATGACTCACCTACTGAACCTGAAATTTTGGCATATGACCACACTTTGGATGGCTTAGAAGAACCGCCACTTGAAGATTATCCGACAATGGATTCGTCACCGTCGCAAGAAGCTACGCAAGCTATACTTGATGAAGAAGATGACGGCGAACCGTTAGAAGTTGATTTCACGGCGAAAGCAAATCTTCTTTATAAACTACCAACGATTGACTTATTTGCACCAGATAAACCTAAAAATCAGTCTAAGGAAAAAAATCTCGTTCGCAGAAATATCAAAGTCTTAGAAGATACGTTTAATAGCTTTGGGATTGATGTCAAAGTTGAACGTGCGGAGATTGGACCGTCTGTTACGAAATACGAAGTCAAACCAGCAGTTGGGGTGCGTGTTAACCGCATTTCAAATTTGGCCGATGATTTGGCACTTGCACTTGCCGCTAAAGATGTTCGTATCGAGGCACCAATTCCAGGAAAATCGTTGGTCGGTATCGAAGTTCCTAACTCAGAAATTGCAACGGTAACCTTCCGTGAACTTTGGGAACAAGCAAATACAGACCCTAATAAATTATTGGAAGTACCACTTGGTAAGGCTGTTAACGGAACAGCACGTACATTTGACCTTGCTCGTATGCCACACTTGCTTGTCGCTGGTTCAACAGGTTCTGGTAAATCAGTTGCCGTTAATGGGATTATTGCAAGTATCTTGATGAAAGCTCGCCCAGACCAAGTCAAATTCATGATGATTGACCCTAAAATGGTTGAATTGTCAGTTTATAATGATATTCCGCATTTGCTAATTCCTGTAGTAACCAATCCACGTAAGGCAGCAAGAGCACTTCAAAAAGTGGTTGATGAAATGGAAAATCGTTATGAACTCTTTAGTCATTTTGGGGTGCGAAATATCGCAGGCTACAATGCTAAAGTTGAAGAATTTAATGCGCAATCTGAACAAAAACAAATTCCTTTACCATTGATTGTAGTTATTGTTGATGAGTTGGCTGACTTGATGATGGTTGCCAGCAAAGAAGTGGAAGATGCGATTATTCGTCTAGGGCAAAAAGCGCGTGCTGCGGGTATTCACATGATTCTTGCCACACAACGTCCGTCTGTTGACGTCATTAGTGGTTTGATTAAGGCTAATGTGCCATCACGTGTTGCCTTTGCTGTATCATCAGGGACAGATAGCCGTACCATCTTGGATGAGAATGGTGCTGAAAAACTTCTCGGTCGTGGTGACATGCTTTTCAAACCAATTGATGAAAATCATCCAGTCCGCTTGCAAGGCTCTTTCATTTCTGATGATGATGTGGAACGCATTGTTGGCTTCGTTAAAGACCAAGCTGACGCAGATTATGATGATAGCTTTGACCCAGGTGAGGTTTCTGAATCAGATTTGAAATCTGGTGGTGGCGCCCAAGAAGGTGACCCACTCTTTGAAGATGCCAAAGCTTTGGTACTTGAAACACAAAAAGCAAGTGCTTCAATGCTCCAACGTCGTTTGTCTGTTGGATTTAACCGTGCCACCCGTTTAATGGATGAATTAGAAGCAGCAGGTGTCATCGGACCAGCCGAAGGAACAAAACCACGTAAAGTTCTGATGACTAACCCAAATCCAGAAGCATAA
- a CDS encoding tyrosine-type recombinase/integrase: protein MFYKELENGKYRYYQKYWNIRKECWLQVSVTLKSKTRAVQAEAKRILEDKISKKNSVRLLQAETVKELYEEWLVIRKMEVKPSTLQTQMGIMNGFIKIFGNEKLTRIKSAALQTYLLAKDWSYGYRNLVKVYLSSLFDYAKTVGYLVDNPMDRVVLPKYKVTQEEIELKREHYLSRQQIRLYLNILDTEGKNPIFNILVEFLYLTGLRIGEAQALMWSDIDFETKILTVRHTVQRANKKSDYRITTPKTIHSYRKVYFNSRVVELLDELKCLTSVVSDKDLVFTNGRGDFFGLDAFNLYIQRYFDNQKIGKPDNFKLTSHVFRHSHVSLLAELGFHVREIMERVGHSDEKTTIQIYTHVTEKMKQNSFEKLESVAL from the coding sequence ATGTTTTATAAAGAATTGGAGAATGGTAAATACCGTTATTATCAGAAATATTGGAATATAAGAAAGGAGTGTTGGTTACAAGTTTCTGTCACATTAAAATCCAAGACACGTGCTGTGCAGGCAGAAGCGAAACGAATTTTAGAAGATAAAATTAGTAAGAAGAATAGTGTTCGTTTATTACAAGCTGAAACTGTAAAAGAGCTGTATGAAGAATGGTTAGTTATACGTAAAATGGAAGTAAAACCTAGTACATTACAAACACAAATGGGTATAATGAATGGTTTTATAAAAATTTTTGGTAATGAAAAATTAACTAGGATTAAATCGGCTGCTTTACAAACATATTTATTAGCTAAAGATTGGTCATATGGCTATCGGAATTTAGTTAAGGTTTATTTATCGTCTCTTTTTGATTATGCAAAAACGGTTGGTTATCTTGTAGATAATCCAATGGATAGAGTTGTCTTACCAAAATATAAAGTAACACAAGAAGAGATAGAATTAAAGAGAGAGCATTATTTATCAAGACAGCAAATACGACTTTATCTGAATATTCTTGATACAGAAGGAAAAAATCCAATATTTAATATATTAGTTGAATTCTTGTATTTGACAGGTTTACGTATTGGTGAAGCGCAGGCGTTAATGTGGTCTGATATTGATTTTGAGACTAAGATACTGACGGTAAGACATACTGTTCAAAGGGCAAATAAAAAATCAGATTATCGAATTACAACACCAAAAACAATTCATTCTTATCGAAAAGTTTACTTTAATAGTAGAGTAGTAGAGTTATTGGACGAATTAAAATGTTTGACATCTGTTGTAAGTGATAAAGATTTAGTTTTTACAAATGGTCGTGGAGATTTCTTTGGTTTGGATGCATTTAATTTATATATTCAACGTTATTTTGATAATCAGAAAATTGGCAAGCCAGATAATTTTAAGTTAACTAGTCATGTTTTTAGGCATTCTCATGTTAGCTTGTTGGCGGAATTAGGTTTTCATGTTCGTGAAATTATGGAACGAGTTGGACATAGTGATGAAAAAACGACGATTCAAATTTATACTCACGTGACAGAAAAAATGAAACAAAATAGTTTTGAGAAGTTAGAATCTGTTGCATTATAA
- a CDS encoding DUF6710 family protein, whose protein sequence is MTKFTPNINVKYTIRDQLSKFKNNKKFNTYLHAVNDIINDKETTKQEKINGLNHIIKHLSLSIENQLIEDLLSNFQEFPEPTNDLLNFPTTLRPKEISFKKQIKISIHSTPIITFPWRRERLLKNLQLIGELANNPFKPNENHCYNIYVFPLNLVLIENGHHSTATALLENNTEITIDHYIDLSILYDSIYFNGTYFKNTHYHAKISPKYKEFGIIFEIGRLLNENNLNIIPQDIK, encoded by the coding sequence ATGACTAAATTTACACCTAATATCAACGTTAAATACACCATAAGAGACCAACTTTCAAAATTTAAAAATAACAAGAAATTTAACACATATTTACATGCAGTTAATGATATTATCAACGACAAAGAAACTACAAAACAAGAAAAAATTAATGGTTTAAACCATATCATAAAGCATTTAAGTCTTTCAATCGAAAACCAATTAATAGAGGATTTATTATCAAATTTTCAAGAATTCCCTGAACCAACTAATGATTTATTAAACTTTCCAACAACACTTCGCCCAAAAGAAATTTCATTCAAAAAGCAAATAAAAATTTCAATCCATTCTACACCAATAATTACTTTCCCTTGGAGAAGGGAGCGATTATTAAAAAATTTACAATTAATAGGTGAACTAGCTAATAACCCCTTTAAGCCCAATGAAAATCATTGCTACAACATATATGTTTTTCCATTAAACTTAGTATTAATAGAAAACGGTCACCACTCAACAGCTACTGCACTATTAGAAAACAACACAGAAATAACAATTGACCACTACATAGACTTATCTATATTGTATGATTCGATTTACTTTAACGGAACATATTTTAAAAATACACATTACCATGCTAAAATTAGTCCTAAATATAAAGAATTTGGCATTATTTTTGAAATAGGACGTTTACTAAATGAAAATAATTTAAATATTATTCCTCAAGACATCAAATAA
- a CDS encoding class A sortase, whose amino-acid sequence MKKKIIMLLMIVIGFLLVFSKPISHYVIGLRSNDYQVSQVSKATIAKNETAEATYDFSSVQSVSVKSLLTSSGTDLPVIGGIAIPDLSINLPIFKGVTNDNLLYGAGTMKDNQVMGGENNYALASHHVFGLTGSSQMLFSPLEKAKVGMTIYLTDKSMIYTYKITEIESVSPEQTEVLADVVGESTLTLVTCEDKEATKRLIVKASLTDSRAYQKATKVQVKAFNYSYNQIQ is encoded by the coding sequence ATGAAGAAAAAGATAATTATGCTACTAATGATAGTGATTGGTTTCTTATTGGTGTTTAGTAAGCCAATCAGTCATTATGTAATTGGTTTAAGGTCTAATGACTATCAAGTTAGTCAAGTTTCAAAAGCAACGATTGCGAAAAATGAAACAGCAGAAGCCACTTATGACTTTTCAAGTGTTCAGTCCGTTTCCGTAAAAAGCTTATTAACGTCAAGTGGAACAGATTTGCCAGTTATTGGTGGCATTGCTATTCCTGACTTATCTATTAATCTTCCTATTTTTAAAGGCGTGACGAACGACAATTTGCTTTATGGTGCAGGAACGATGAAAGATAATCAAGTCATGGGTGGTGAAAACAATTATGCTTTGGCTAGTCATCACGTTTTTGGCTTAACAGGGTCGTCTCAAATGCTCTTTTCACCGTTAGAAAAAGCAAAAGTTGGTATGACAATCTATTTAACGGATAAGTCAATGATTTATACTTATAAAATTACGGAAATCGAATCTGTTAGTCCTGAACAAACGGAGGTTTTAGCTGATGTTGTTGGGGAATCAACGTTAACCTTAGTGACTTGTGAAGATAAAGAAGCAACGAAACGTCTTATCGTCAAAGCAAGTTTAACTGATTCGAGAGCTTATCAAAAGGCAACAAAAGTTCAAGTGAAAGCTTTTAACTATTCATATAATCAAATTCAGTAA
- a CDS encoding phage tail tip lysozyme, which yields MKKRRLGCLFSILLLPFFITIVVIIALFAGADESCDVSSGSTSGATVSTVVSDTDWTHEGSTAYNNAKLVFDSWVSKGLSGASASGIVGWVNSEGGFSLVDRAEGHYGTDELTNGLSAGVIPSGGSGYSVGGGGIYQFTPYTKFAEAGDSKWLDVDAQNTFVAQAILSGDWNASMDLTGGNHSFQQMAQMTDPQQATLVWQAYERGNTAYIDQSQKQADAQTTYDMFNGASYSYDESKFNEAFGTSSSDSSSDSNYKVSAVSTSNCSSSSSGGTGSWSTDGGTVSYSAYNAWKRDDLPDDLKQYALDPASVGLGFKDSTGWNVIAYSGGQCTDLSASLMYALWEKNGSHPTMTSGNGQDIAKNWASNFGGSTSTTPTAGAVFSQTPSSAGNDVGHTGVVSHVFSNGDILVVEQNYSSLSGENGGFGKYTWSYRYVPTSQYASGWSFYDPSNAGYSIVSEASSVG from the coding sequence ATGAAAAAACGACGCTTGGGCTGTCTCTTTTCTATTTTATTATTGCCTTTCTTTATTACTATCGTTGTTATCATTGCTTTGTTTGCTGGTGCAGATGAAAGTTGTGATGTTTCTTCTGGTTCAACGTCTGGAGCCACTGTTAGTACGGTAGTTTCGGATACGGATTGGACGCACGAGGGGTCAACGGCTTATAACAACGCTAAACTGGTTTTTGATTCTTGGGTGTCTAAAGGGCTAAGCGGTGCTTCGGCTTCTGGAATCGTTGGCTGGGTTAACTCCGAGGGTGGCTTCTCGCTTGTTGACCGAGCCGAGGGGCATTACGGTACAGATGAGTTAACCAATGGATTATCCGCTGGTGTTATTCCAAGCGGTGGCTCTGGTTATTCTGTTGGCGGTGGTGGGATTTATCAATTCACACCGTATACTAAATTTGCGGAAGCTGGCGACAGCAAATGGCTTGACGTAGACGCTCAAAATACCTTTGTGGCACAAGCGATTCTGTCTGGTGATTGGAACGCTTCTATGGACTTGACGGGTGGCAATCATTCATTCCAACAAATGGCACAGATGACCGACCCGCAACAAGCAACCTTAGTCTGGCAAGCTTATGAGCGTGGAAATACCGCTTATATTGACCAAAGTCAAAAACAAGCGGACGCTCAAACCACTTATGACATGTTTAATGGCGCTTCTTATAGCTATGATGAGAGTAAGTTTAATGAAGCGTTTGGCACAAGTTCAAGTGATTCTAGCTCTGATTCCAATTATAAGGTTTCAGCCGTTAGCACTAGTAATTGTTCGTCATCATCTTCTGGTGGTACAGGGTCTTGGTCAACGGATGGAGGTACGGTTTCTTATAGTGCTTACAATGCTTGGAAAAGAGACGATTTACCAGATGACCTAAAACAATATGCTTTAGACCCTGCAAGTGTAGGTCTAGGTTTCAAAGATAGCACGGGTTGGAATGTGATTGCTTACTCGGGCGGTCAATGTACTGACCTTTCCGCAAGTCTTATGTATGCCTTGTGGGAGAAAAATGGTTCTCATCCAACTATGACAAGTGGTAACGGACAAGATATTGCCAAGAATTGGGCAAGTAACTTTGGCGGGTCAACTTCAACAACACCAACTGCGGGGGCAGTTTTTAGTCAAACGCCAAGCTCTGCTGGTAATGATGTTGGTCATACAGGCGTAGTTAGTCACGTATTTTCGAATGGTGATATTTTAGTGGTTGAACAAAACTATTCTTCTCTGTCAGGTGAAAATGGTGGCTTTGGTAAATACACGTGGTCTTATCGTTATGTACCAACTTCTCAATATGCGTCTGGTTGGAGTTTTTATGACCCAAGTAACGCAGGTTATAGTATTGTTTCTGAAGCGTCGTCAGTTGGATAA
- a CDS encoding site-specific integrase, whose translation MKEKRRDNKGRILHTGESQRTDGKYLYKYVDAFGNTKYVYAWRLTPTDPTPKGKREKPSLRELEQQIRRDIEDGIDSTGKKMTLCQLYAKQNAQRANVKKSTQKQREQLMRLLKEDKLGARSIDTIKPSDAKEWALRMKDKGFSYNTINNHKRSLKASFYIAIQDDCVRKNPFDFKLSEVIENDTKEKVALTEEQEQALLSFIKTDNVYHKHYDDVLILLKTGLRISELCGLTVADIDFKNEVMIIDHQLLKSKEQGYYIETPKTKSGIRQVPLSKETIQAFQRVMKKRPKAEPFVIDGQSNFLFVNQKGKPKVAIDYNALFVRMVKKYNKQHKDNPLPHITPHTLRHTFCTRLASKNMNPKDLQYIMGHSNINITMNWYAHASIDTAKSEVQRLIA comes from the coding sequence ATGAAAGAAAAAAGACGGGATAACAAAGGTCGTATCCTGCATACTGGAGAGAGCCAACGAACAGACGGAAAATACTTATATAAATATGTAGACGCATTTGGAAACACAAAATATGTGTATGCTTGGAGATTGACGCCCACAGACCCCACACCAAAGGGGAAACGGGAAAAACCCTCACTTCGAGAACTGGAACAGCAGATAAGACGGGATATTGAGGACGGTATCGACAGCACAGGCAAGAAAATGACGCTTTGCCAACTTTACGCCAAACAGAACGCACAGAGGGCAAATGTAAAGAAAAGCACACAGAAACAAAGGGAACAACTCATGCGGTTATTGAAAGAGGACAAGTTAGGTGCTAGGAGCATTGATACAATCAAACCCTCTGACGCTAAAGAATGGGCGTTACGCATGAAAGACAAAGGCTTTTCCTATAACACCATTAACAACCATAAACGCTCGTTAAAGGCGTCATTCTATATCGCCATACAAGACGATTGTGTAAGGAAGAACCCTTTTGATTTTAAGTTAAGTGAAGTCATAGAAAATGATACCAAAGAGAAAGTCGCATTGACAGAGGAACAGGAACAAGCCTTACTCTCATTTATCAAGACGGACAATGTGTATCACAAGCATTATGATGATGTGCTGATATTATTAAAGACAGGACTTCGTATTTCGGAACTGTGCGGACTGACAGTAGCCGACATTGATTTCAAGAATGAAGTTATGATTATCGACCACCAGTTATTAAAGAGCAAGGAACAGGGCTATTACATTGAAACGCCTAAGACGAAAAGTGGAATAAGGCAAGTGCCATTAAGCAAGGAAACGATACAGGCATTTCAACGGGTTATGAAGAAACGTCCAAAGGCAGAACCATTTGTGATAGATGGACAGAGCAATTTCCTATTTGTCAATCAGAAAGGCAAGCCAAAAGTTGCGATTGATTACAACGCCTTATTTGTCCGTATGGTAAAGAAATACAACAAGCAACACAAGGACAATCCCTTACCACATATCACACCGCATACGCTACGCCATACGTTCTGTACAAGACTGGCAAGCAAGAACATGAACCCAAAAGATTTACAGTATATCATGGGACATTCAAATATCAATATCACAATGAACTGGTACGCTCATGCGTCCATAGATACCGCAAAATCAGAGGTTCAGCGTCTAATCGCATAA
- a CDS encoding excisionase produces MSNAQDIPVWEKYTLTIEEASKYFRIGENKLRRLAEENKDAGWLIMNGNRIQIKRRQFEQIIDKLDAI; encoded by the coding sequence ATGAGTAATGCACAGGATATTCCCGTATGGGAAAAATATACCCTTACCATTGAAGAAGCGTCAAAGTATTTCCGTATCGGAGAAAACAAGTTAAGACGATTGGCAGAGGAAAACAAGGACGCTGGCTGGCTCATTATGAATGGCAACCGCATACAGATTAAACGCCGACAGTTTGAACAGATTATTGATAAATTGGACGCAATCTAA
- a CDS encoding XRE family transcriptional regulator: MNNLEFALEMKNKRLASGLSQGELASLTHVSRYSINRFENGKANASKETQNIILRCLNYYICDKPFYLLVDYLSVRFPTTDALEIIRKVLGMKADYFIHYDYGYYGYKEHYAYGEIKVMASDDEHMGVFLELKGAGSRNMEYVLQAQNRDWYSFLNRCLDCGGVIRRFDLAINDMCGLLDIPVLSEKYKNGGAECRCKNYENVQGGKLSGKNRNLASTLYIGSKASTKYFCLYEKQKEQAAKKKHTDIINRFEIRLRDKKAVQAVEELLLTYNPHGLVFYLITDFVQFPDYPLWEIFISHDSLPFEMNPVPVNMERTLQWLERQVMPSIVMIEEIDRLTGSNYMKMIDECTHLSEKQEMLVEQMCTDIANVIESEGVFYE, encoded by the coding sequence ATGAACAATTTAGAATTTGCACTTGAAATGAAAAACAAACGTCTTGCTAGCGGTCTTTCACAAGGAGAACTTGCAAGTCTTACCCATGTATCAAGATATAGTATCAACCGCTTTGAGAACGGAAAAGCCAACGCCAGCAAGGAAACACAAAATATTATCCTGCGTTGTCTGAATTACTATATCTGCGATAAGCCTTTTTATCTGCTCGTTGATTATCTGTCTGTCCGTTTTCCAACGACTGACGCATTGGAAATTATCCGAAAGGTGCTTGGCATGAAAGCAGATTATTTTATCCATTATGACTATGGATATTATGGCTATAAGGAGCATTACGCCTACGGGGAAATCAAGGTCATGGCTTCTGATGATGAACACATGGGCGTATTCTTGGAATTAAAAGGAGCAGGCTCACGCAACATGGAATATGTCTTACAGGCACAGAACAGAGATTGGTATTCATTCTTGAACCGCTGTCTTGATTGTGGCGGTGTTATCCGACGTTTTGACTTGGCAATCAATGATATGTGCGGTCTACTGGATATTCCTGTGCTATCTGAAAAATACAAAAATGGCGGTGCGGAATGTCGCTGTAAAAACTATGAAAATGTGCAAGGTGGAAAATTAAGCGGAAAAAACCGTAATTTAGCAAGCACCCTTTATATCGGCTCAAAGGCAAGCACAAAATATTTCTGCTTATATGAAAAGCAAAAGGAACAGGCAGCGAAAAAGAAACATACGGATATTATCAACCGTTTTGAAATTCGTCTGCGTGATAAAAAGGCAGTACAGGCAGTTGAGGAATTGTTATTGACATATAACCCTCATGGGCTGGTGTTTTACCTTATTACTGATTTTGTGCAATTTCCCGACTATCCGTTGTGGGAGATATTCATTTCCCATGACAGTTTACCTTTTGAAATGAACCCCGTACCTGTCAATATGGAACGCACTCTGCAATGGCTGGAAAGACAGGTCATGCCGTCAATCGTGATGATAGAGGAAATCGACAGGCTGACAGGTTCAAACTACATGAAAATGATTGATGAATGTACCCACCTTTCCGAAAAACAGGAAATGCTTGTGGAACAGATGTGTACGGATATAGCAAATGTAATCGAAAGTGAGGGGGTGTTTTATGAGTAA
- a CDS encoding helix-turn-helix domain-containing protein: MKISHLGNNIQTIRKFRGMKQQELADKIGINMQSLSKIERGLNYPAYETLEKIMEVLDVTPNELLSGEWKYVNQSEKEVCQFLRTEERLNAELKHGHYDNFFDSEEEWLEYELEKLREYITDYINGKSIEASDLYPIKEFIQHLKFQKLLDRYDDLYSMDMFGESIEGHKYRTPYQVVKMINPNSKEDMELLREVLRNNHFDDEDE; this comes from the coding sequence ATGAAAATAAGCCATTTAGGAAATAATATACAGACCATAAGAAAATTTAGGGGAATGAAACAACAGGAACTTGCGGACAAAATCGGTATCAATATGCAGAGCCTTTCCAAGATTGAAAGAGGGTTGAACTATCCTGCTTATGAAACGCTGGAAAAGATAATGGAAGTGCTGGACGTAACGCCGAATGAATTATTATCGGGAGAATGGAAGTATGTCAATCAGTCTGAAAAAGAAGTCTGTCAGTTTTTAAGAACAGAAGAACGTCTAAATGCAGAACTGAAACACGGACACTATGATAACTTCTTTGACAGCGAGGAAGAATGGCTGGAATATGAGTTGGAAAAGTTACGGGAATACATTACAGACTATATCAACGGGAAAAGCATTGAAGCGTCCGACCTTTACCCAATCAAAGAATTTATCCAGCATTTGAAGTTTCAAAAATTACTAGACCGCTATGATGATTTATACAGTATGGATATGTTTGGGGAAAGCATAGAGGGACATAAATATAGGACACCTTATCAAGTCGTGAAAATGATAAATCCGAACTCAAAAGAGGATATGGAACTGTTACGGGAAGTATTAAGGAATAACCATTTTGATGATGAGGACGAGTAA